In one Brienomyrus brachyistius isolate T26 chromosome 5, BBRACH_0.4, whole genome shotgun sequence genomic region, the following are encoded:
- the atg4da gene encoding cysteine protease atg4da isoform X3, with translation MRFYKGCCGNENPRGRRRPQHLYVVMNSVSPSAAQYLGGGLQDEGLASHPDGYRAPARDPARDPRGHFGYGSGSDGSREAAEEPDEVDRLKAKLMSAWNNMKYGWSVKSKTSFNKTTPLTLLGHSYLLNHEDEVERLSRAFVSRLWLTYRREFQQLEGSTWTTDCGWGCMLRSGQMLLAQGLLMHLLPPGWAWLDGQQLTDVEFEILKPRSPSRSSGVSLPAFPSSRSTPRGRGGTAEASKRTSVWRHSTETSLDRQAEAMHRRVVCWFGDHPSAPFGVHQLVELGKSSGKKAGDWYGPSVVAHILRKAVDKTSELPNLTVYVAQDCTVYKEDVMRLCDHSQSEGSSQSGSGWKSVIVLVPVRLGGETLNPSYIDCVKNILRLDCCIGIIGGKPKHSLFFIGFQDDQLLYLDPHYCQPVVDVTQGNFPLESCVSQHVRRVKFDFSGTETLVRYMNEG, from the exons ATGCGCTTTTACAAAG GGTGTTGCGGCAATGAAAATCCCCGCGGGAGGCGTAGACCTCAACATCTCTACGTGGTCATGAATTCGGTGTCCCCCAGCGCAGCGCAATACCTGGGGGGCGGTCTGCAGGACGAGGGCCTGGCTTCACACCCCGATGGCTACCGGGCTCCGGCCCGTGACCCGGCCCGTGACCCCCGGGGACATTTCGGCTACGGCTCAGGCTCTGACGGGAGCAGGGAGGCAGCGGAGGAGCCTGACGAGGTGGATCGGCTCAAGGCAAAGCTGATGTCTGCCTGGAACAACATGAAATACG GTTGGTCTGTCAAATCAAAAACCAGTTTTAACAAGACCACACCCCTGACTTTGCTGGGACACTCCTACCTGCTGAATCATGAAG ATGAAGTGGAGCGGCTCAGCCGGGCCTTCGTGTCCCGCCTGTGGCTGACTTACCGGCGCGAGTTCCAGCAGCTCGAGGGCTCGACGTGGACCACGGACTGCGGCTGGGGCTGCATGCTGCGCAGTGGACAGATGCTGCTGGCCCAGGGGCTGCTAATGCACTTGCTGCCCCCAG GCTGGGCGTGGCTGGACGGGCAGCAGCTCACAGACGTGGAATTTGAGATCCTAAAGCCTCGTTCCCCGTCGCGGAGCTCCGGGGTCTCGCTGCCCGCATTTCCCTCTTCCCGGTCCACCCCCCGGGGACGCGGGGGCACTGCAGAGGCGTCGAAGAGAACCTCCGTTTGGAGACACTCCACAGAAACCAGCCTGGACAGGCAGGCGGAAGCCATGCACCGTCGGGTGGTTTGCTGGTTCGGGGATCATCCCAGTGCTCCGTTCGGGGTGCACCAGCTGGTCGAGCTGGGCAAGAGTTCAGGGAAGAAGGCCGGGGACTGGTACGGGCCCTCCGTCGTCGCCCACATACTCAG aaaaGCGGTGGATAAAACTTCTGAGCTGCCCAATCTGACAGTGTATGTAGCTCAGGATTGTACTG TGTATAAGGAGGATGTTATGCGGCTGTGTGACCACTCTCAGTCAGAGGGCTCGTCCCAGTCAGGTTCAGGGTGGAAGTCTGTTATTGTCCTGGTCCCAGTTCGACTGGGTGGAGAGACCCTGAACCCGTCCTACATCGACTGTGTCAAG AACATTCTCAGGTTGGATTGCTGCATTGGCATCATCGGCGGAAAGCCCAAGCATTCCCTCTTCTTCATCGGCTTCCAGG ATGATCAGCTGCTGTATCTGGACCCACACTACTGTCAGCCGGTGGTGGACGTCACCCAGGGCAACTTCCCGCTGGAG TCCTGCGTTTCACAGCATGTACGACGCGTTAAGTTTGACTTCAGCGGCACCGAGACCCTTGTGCGTTACATGAACGAgggttga
- the atg4da gene encoding cysteine protease atg4da isoform X2, translating into MNSVSPSAAQYLGGGLQDEGLASHPDGYRAPARDPARDPRGHFGYGSGSDGSREAAEEPDEVDRLKAKLMSAWNNMKYGWSVKSKTSFNKTTPLTLLGHSYLLNHEDEVERLSRAFVSRLWLTYRREFQQLEGSTWTTDCGWGCMLRSGQMLLAQGLLMHLLPPGWAWLDGQQLTDVEFEILKPRSPSRSSGVSLPAFPSSRSTPRGRGGTAEASKRTSVWRHSTETSLDRQAEAMHRRVVCWFGDHPSAPFGVHQLVELGKSSGKKAGDWYGPSVVAHILRKAVDKTSELPNLTVYVAQDCTVYKEDVMRLCDHSQSEGSSQSGSGWKSVIVLVPVRLGGETLNPSYIDCVKNILRLDCCIGIIGGKPKHSLFFIGFQDDQLLYLDPHYCQPVVDVTQGNFPLESFHCHSPRKMSFSRMDPSCTIGFYAKSQKDFESLCAMVGAALSSSKEKYPIFTFVEGRGQDYGLEGQSGVMPEQATRILPRGKTSGGKRCSVDEFVFL; encoded by the exons ATGAATTCGGTGTCCCCCAGCGCAGCGCAATACCTGGGGGGCGGTCTGCAGGACGAGGGCCTGGCTTCACACCCCGATGGCTACCGGGCTCCGGCCCGTGACCCGGCCCGTGACCCCCGGGGACATTTCGGCTACGGCTCAGGCTCTGACGGGAGCAGGGAGGCAGCGGAGGAGCCTGACGAGGTGGATCGGCTCAAGGCAAAGCTGATGTCTGCCTGGAACAACATGAAATACG GTTGGTCTGTCAAATCAAAAACCAGTTTTAACAAGACCACACCCCTGACTTTGCTGGGACACTCCTACCTGCTGAATCATGAAG ATGAAGTGGAGCGGCTCAGCCGGGCCTTCGTGTCCCGCCTGTGGCTGACTTACCGGCGCGAGTTCCAGCAGCTCGAGGGCTCGACGTGGACCACGGACTGCGGCTGGGGCTGCATGCTGCGCAGTGGACAGATGCTGCTGGCCCAGGGGCTGCTAATGCACTTGCTGCCCCCAG GCTGGGCGTGGCTGGACGGGCAGCAGCTCACAGACGTGGAATTTGAGATCCTAAAGCCTCGTTCCCCGTCGCGGAGCTCCGGGGTCTCGCTGCCCGCATTTCCCTCTTCCCGGTCCACCCCCCGGGGACGCGGGGGCACTGCAGAGGCGTCGAAGAGAACCTCCGTTTGGAGACACTCCACAGAAACCAGCCTGGACAGGCAGGCGGAAGCCATGCACCGTCGGGTGGTTTGCTGGTTCGGGGATCATCCCAGTGCTCCGTTCGGGGTGCACCAGCTGGTCGAGCTGGGCAAGAGTTCAGGGAAGAAGGCCGGGGACTGGTACGGGCCCTCCGTCGTCGCCCACATACTCAG aaaaGCGGTGGATAAAACTTCTGAGCTGCCCAATCTGACAGTGTATGTAGCTCAGGATTGTACTG TGTATAAGGAGGATGTTATGCGGCTGTGTGACCACTCTCAGTCAGAGGGCTCGTCCCAGTCAGGTTCAGGGTGGAAGTCTGTTATTGTCCTGGTCCCAGTTCGACTGGGTGGAGAGACCCTGAACCCGTCCTACATCGACTGTGTCAAG AACATTCTCAGGTTGGATTGCTGCATTGGCATCATCGGCGGAAAGCCCAAGCATTCCCTCTTCTTCATCGGCTTCCAGG ATGATCAGCTGCTGTATCTGGACCCACACTACTGTCAGCCGGTGGTGGACGTCACCCAGGGCAACTTCCCGCTGGAG TCATTTCACTGTCACTCTCCGCGGAAGATGAGCTTCAGCCGAATGGACCCCAGCTGCACCATTGGCTTCTACGCCAAAAGCCAGAAGGACTTTGAGTCTCTCTGTGCCATGGTCGGCGCG GCTCTGTCCTCCTCTAAGGAGAAGTACCCAATCTTCACCTTTGTAGAAGGCCGGGGGCAGGACTACGGGTTGGAGGGGCAGAGTGGGGTGATGCCTGAGCAGGCGACACGCATCTTACCCAGGGGAAAGACCAGCGGAGGGAAGAGATGCAGCGTGGATGAGTTCGTGTTCCTGTGA
- the atg4da gene encoding cysteine protease atg4da isoform X1 → MRFYKGCCGNENPRGRRRPQHLYVVMNSVSPSAAQYLGGGLQDEGLASHPDGYRAPARDPARDPRGHFGYGSGSDGSREAAEEPDEVDRLKAKLMSAWNNMKYGWSVKSKTSFNKTTPLTLLGHSYLLNHEDEVERLSRAFVSRLWLTYRREFQQLEGSTWTTDCGWGCMLRSGQMLLAQGLLMHLLPPGWAWLDGQQLTDVEFEILKPRSPSRSSGVSLPAFPSSRSTPRGRGGTAEASKRTSVWRHSTETSLDRQAEAMHRRVVCWFGDHPSAPFGVHQLVELGKSSGKKAGDWYGPSVVAHILRKAVDKTSELPNLTVYVAQDCTVYKEDVMRLCDHSQSEGSSQSGSGWKSVIVLVPVRLGGETLNPSYIDCVKNILRLDCCIGIIGGKPKHSLFFIGFQDDQLLYLDPHYCQPVVDVTQGNFPLESFHCHSPRKMSFSRMDPSCTIGFYAKSQKDFESLCAMVGAALSSSKEKYPIFTFVEGRGQDYGLEGQSGVMPEQATRILPRGKTSGGKRCSVDEFVFL, encoded by the exons ATGCGCTTTTACAAAG GGTGTTGCGGCAATGAAAATCCCCGCGGGAGGCGTAGACCTCAACATCTCTACGTGGTCATGAATTCGGTGTCCCCCAGCGCAGCGCAATACCTGGGGGGCGGTCTGCAGGACGAGGGCCTGGCTTCACACCCCGATGGCTACCGGGCTCCGGCCCGTGACCCGGCCCGTGACCCCCGGGGACATTTCGGCTACGGCTCAGGCTCTGACGGGAGCAGGGAGGCAGCGGAGGAGCCTGACGAGGTGGATCGGCTCAAGGCAAAGCTGATGTCTGCCTGGAACAACATGAAATACG GTTGGTCTGTCAAATCAAAAACCAGTTTTAACAAGACCACACCCCTGACTTTGCTGGGACACTCCTACCTGCTGAATCATGAAG ATGAAGTGGAGCGGCTCAGCCGGGCCTTCGTGTCCCGCCTGTGGCTGACTTACCGGCGCGAGTTCCAGCAGCTCGAGGGCTCGACGTGGACCACGGACTGCGGCTGGGGCTGCATGCTGCGCAGTGGACAGATGCTGCTGGCCCAGGGGCTGCTAATGCACTTGCTGCCCCCAG GCTGGGCGTGGCTGGACGGGCAGCAGCTCACAGACGTGGAATTTGAGATCCTAAAGCCTCGTTCCCCGTCGCGGAGCTCCGGGGTCTCGCTGCCCGCATTTCCCTCTTCCCGGTCCACCCCCCGGGGACGCGGGGGCACTGCAGAGGCGTCGAAGAGAACCTCCGTTTGGAGACACTCCACAGAAACCAGCCTGGACAGGCAGGCGGAAGCCATGCACCGTCGGGTGGTTTGCTGGTTCGGGGATCATCCCAGTGCTCCGTTCGGGGTGCACCAGCTGGTCGAGCTGGGCAAGAGTTCAGGGAAGAAGGCCGGGGACTGGTACGGGCCCTCCGTCGTCGCCCACATACTCAG aaaaGCGGTGGATAAAACTTCTGAGCTGCCCAATCTGACAGTGTATGTAGCTCAGGATTGTACTG TGTATAAGGAGGATGTTATGCGGCTGTGTGACCACTCTCAGTCAGAGGGCTCGTCCCAGTCAGGTTCAGGGTGGAAGTCTGTTATTGTCCTGGTCCCAGTTCGACTGGGTGGAGAGACCCTGAACCCGTCCTACATCGACTGTGTCAAG AACATTCTCAGGTTGGATTGCTGCATTGGCATCATCGGCGGAAAGCCCAAGCATTCCCTCTTCTTCATCGGCTTCCAGG ATGATCAGCTGCTGTATCTGGACCCACACTACTGTCAGCCGGTGGTGGACGTCACCCAGGGCAACTTCCCGCTGGAG TCATTTCACTGTCACTCTCCGCGGAAGATGAGCTTCAGCCGAATGGACCCCAGCTGCACCATTGGCTTCTACGCCAAAAGCCAGAAGGACTTTGAGTCTCTCTGTGCCATGGTCGGCGCG GCTCTGTCCTCCTCTAAGGAGAAGTACCCAATCTTCACCTTTGTAGAAGGCCGGGGGCAGGACTACGGGTTGGAGGGGCAGAGTGGGGTGATGCCTGAGCAGGCGACACGCATCTTACCCAGGGGAAAGACCAGCGGAGGGAAGAGATGCAGCGTGGATGAGTTCGTGTTCCTGTGA